The bacterium DNA segment TGCTCCTGGGTTGGGTAAAACATTACTCGTTAAATCAATTGCTAAATCGCTTGGGCTTTCTTTCAATCGCATTCAATTTACTTCCGATCTCATGCCCTCAGATATTACTGGCACTCAGGTTTTAACTGAAGATGAGTCTGGGCGTCGCAAATTTCAATTTAAACAAGGTCCAATTTTCTCCAATGTTATCCTGGCCGACGAAGTCAATCGTGCTGGGCCAAAAACCCAGTCAGCTTTACTTGAAGCAATGGAGGAAAAACAAGTCACTGTCCTCGGAACAACTTACAAACTGCCGCAGCCATACTTTGTCCTAGCTACGCAGAATCCGATTGAACTTGAAGGCACATATCCGCTACCGGAGGCCCAGCTTGACCGCTTTTTATTAAAGCTGCTGGTCAGTCCACCCAATGCTCAAGCTTTAAAAACTATTTTAGCTCGCACAACTGGAGCACAAACTCCTGAAGTCCAGACGCTCTTTACTCCAGAAAAAAGCGCAGAAGAAATTATTGCACTGCGTAACCTCGTGCGTCGCGTTGTTGTCGCCCCGCACCTTGAAGATATTCTTGTCGGGGTGATGTTCTCGCTTTCTCCAGGAAATCCAAGTGCACCCGATCTAGTCAACCAATATGTGCGCTTTGGCCCTGGGCCGCGTGGGGCACAAGCAGTGCTACTTGCCGCAAAGGTGCAAGCACTGCTTGATTCGCGAATTAATCTTTCTTACGAAGATATCAGTAAAACTTTATTGCCGGCACTAAGACATCGCTTAATCTTAAACTATCAGGCTGATGCTGATGGGGTTACTGCAGATAAAATTCTCGAGGAAGTTCTTAAAAGTGTCGCCTAATGGAATTTTCTACAAACTTTCTTCGCAGTCTTGAACAATTAAAAATTCATACACGTAAACTCTATTTAGGCACCAGGCAAGGCATTCACCAGTCATCACGTCGCGGCTTTGGCTTAGAATTTGCGGATTTTCGCCCCTATACTCCGGGTGATGATTTTCGTGCGATTGATTGGGGGGCTTATGCCCGCAGTGACAGACTCTTTGTTAAAGAGTTTCGCGAAGAACAAGACATTAATGTTTTAGTCATCGTTGATGGCAGTGCTTCGATGAACTACCCCAACCAGGAAAGGAAATTCGAAACCGCACAGTTTCTGGCGCTCTCATTGAGTTATGTTGCCCTTGCAGGTGGCGACACAGTGAGTTATTGCCTGTCGGGAATCAAGTCAACTCCCCGCTTTCGCGGTCTGCGCTCTTTTGCACGACTGAAAAAAGAAATTGCAGGCCTAGATCCAAAGTTTAATGGTCAACAAGTAAAGTTTATTTCGCATGCGCTTTCTCAAATCCGCACCCCGGGGAAGTGCTTTTATATTTCTGACCTACTCTTTGACCCCAAAGAAATTGCTCAAACTATTGACTTAATTCTTGGGCGCAATTTCGATCTTTCGCTGATTCAAATTCTTGCCCCTAGTGAAATGACGCTTC contains these protein-coding regions:
- a CDS encoding AAA family ATPase, translated to MSETQQLDSQIKHFSATVKAIETNLSVILVGMDEIVRLALSALFAGGHVLLEGAPGLGKTLLVKSIAKSLGLSFNRIQFTSDLMPSDITGTQVLTEDESGRRKFQFKQGPIFSNVILADEVNRAGPKTQSALLEAMEEKQVTVLGTTYKLPQPYFVLATQNPIELEGTYPLPEAQLDRFLLKLLVSPPNAQALKTILARTTGAQTPEVQTLFTPEKSAEEIIALRNLVRRVVVAPHLEDILVGVMFSLSPGNPSAPDLVNQYVRFGPGPRGAQAVLLAAKVQALLDSRINLSYEDISKTLLPALRHRLILNYQADADGVTADKILEEVLKSVA
- a CDS encoding DUF58 domain-containing protein codes for the protein MEFSTNFLRSLEQLKIHTRKLYLGTRQGIHQSSRRGFGLEFADFRPYTPGDDFRAIDWGAYARSDRLFVKEFREEQDINVLVIVDGSASMNYPNQERKFETAQFLALSLSYVALAGGDTVSYCLSGIKSTPRFRGLRSFARLKKEIAGLDPKFNGQQVKFISHALSQIRTPGKCFYISDLLFDPKEIAQTIDLILGRNFDLSLIQILAPSEMTLQPDKLQGPLLDSESGELSIIFPDASSSAEYAKELNLHLSEITKLTAQKELRHLLVSSSANLEDIVLKELPRVGLLK